The genomic segment AGAAGTTCAGCCCGGCCATCGATTTCAACAGCGCACAGCCGACCGCCGCCAAAGCCAGCGTCGACATCGACATCGCCAGCTTCGACCTCGGCGATCCTGAATACAATAAAGAAACGCTGAAGAAAGAATGGTTCAATGCGGCGCAATTCCCCAAAGCCAGCTTTGTCGCCAGCACCATCAAGGCCAGCGCCGGCGCGCCAACCGGCAGCAAGTACGACGTCAGCGGCAAGCTGACCATCAAGGGCAAGACCACCGATGTCAGTTTCCCCCTGAGCGTCTCTAAACAAGGCGGCGCACAGGTGTTCGACGGCACGTTGCCGATCAAGCGGCTCACCTACAATATTGGTGAAGGCGAATGGAAAGACACCAGCATGGTAGCGGACGAAATCACCATCAAGTTTCATCTTGTAGCGAACTAAGAGGCTGTTGTGAAATTAAGATGGTTAGGCGCGCCGACGAAGACAGTACGAGCAGTACGGCTAGGAGCGGATGGCTGCCCCGACGCAACAACGCCAGGTTAATTTCGCAACAACCTCTAAGACATTATTCCACTGAAAGGATCATCACCAATGAAACTCAAGCTCATCATCGCCTCCCTGCTGGCCGTCAGCGCCGCCAGCGCATTTGCCGCAGCCGACACCTACACCATCGACCCGACGCATACTTATCCGAGCTTTGCAGCCGACCATATGGGTATTTCGGTCTGGCGCGGCAAATTTGAAAAAACCACCGGCACAGTCACCCTGGATCGCGCCGCCAAGACTGGCGCCATCGATATCCATATCGATCCAAGCACCATCGATTTCGGTATGGCCAAACTGAACGAGCACGCGTCCGGCCCGGATATGTTCGACGTCAAGAAATTTCCTGACGTGACCTACAAAAGCACATCGATCAAGTTCGATGGCGACAAGCCGGTTGCAGTCGACGGCGAACTGACCCTGCACGGCGTCACCAAGCCAGTCAAGCTGACCATCAATTCGTTCAAATGCATCATGCATCCGATGCTGAAGCGTGAAGTATGCGGCGCCGATGCATCTGGCGAATTCAACCGCAGCGACTTCGGCATCAGCTACGGCGTGCCGAAATTTGCACCGGAAGTAAAGCTGGCGATCCAGGTCGAAGCAGTCAAGAGCAACTAATCGCAGCGATATCTACCAAGGCGGCCAGCATTACGCTGGCCGCTTTTTTTTTGCGCAACAACAAACCTCTCCTCAGTTCATCCGCCTGTAACACTGTATCGTTAGAATCAGCGCTCAGTCACCCTCCCGCCGAACATGCCATGTCCTTCAACAAACGCCGTACTTTCTTGCACAAAGTCACCGCCGGCGCTGGCGTCTTGCTGAGCGGCGCACCGCTGCACAGCGTCATCGCGCAAACCGTTGCTCCTGCCATCATCACCTCCGACAAGCTGCGGCCGCAATTGCCGAGCGGTGTGATGAGCGGCGATGTCAGCCGCGACAAGGCGATCATCTGGAGCCGCGCCGACCGGCCGTCGCGCATGGTGGTGGAATACGCCAGCAACGAGAGCTTCCGGAACGCACAGACGCTGAGCGGACCGTTGGCGTTGTCCAGCAGC from the Collimonas arenae genome contains:
- a CDS encoding YceI family protein, with amino-acid sequence MKLKLIIASLLAVSAASAFAAADTYTIDPTHTYPSFAADHMGISVWRGKFEKTTGTVTLDRAAKTGAIDIHIDPSTIDFGMAKLNEHASGPDMFDVKKFPDVTYKSTSIKFDGDKPVAVDGELTLHGVTKPVKLTINSFKCIMHPMLKREVCGADASGEFNRSDFGISYGVPKFAPEVKLAIQVEAVKSN
- a CDS encoding YceI family protein; translation: MSARFLNLSLRTAAVGLLALGASWSANASVLKPDLAKSTVTIVFKQMNVPVEAKFKKFSPAIDFNSAQPTAAKASVDIDIASFDLGDPEYNKETLKKEWFNAAQFPKASFVASTIKASAGAPTGSKYDVSGKLTIKGKTTDVSFPLSVSKQGGAQVFDGTLPIKRLTYNIGEGEWKDTSMVADEITIKFHLVAN